A genomic stretch from Lathyrus oleraceus cultivar Zhongwan6 chromosome 2, CAAS_Psat_ZW6_1.0, whole genome shotgun sequence includes:
- the LOC127119091 gene encoding uncharacterized protein LOC127119091, producing MQPLVKIKTPPLKASELWRNKPAVFLCLRRPGCIMCRAEAHQLYLRKPIFDSLGVQLFVVLHEDIESEVKDFWPRYWGGVVVHDRGRDFYKALGGGKLLKENFISGFLLNPRALSNYKRSKSMNIEYNFKGEGEIKGGLFIIGSGKSGIAYQFIERNFGDWAPLAEVIEICTQMQKVTRG from the exons ATGCAACCATTGGTAAAAATTAAAACTCCACCATTGAAGGCTTCTGAACTTTGGCG AAATAAACCCGCTGTTTTCTTGTGTCTTCGACGACCAGG GTGCATCATGTGTAGAGCTGAGGCACACCAGCTTTATTTAAGAAAACCAATATTTGATTCACTTGGTGTTCAACTATTTGTAGTTCTTCATGAGGACATAGAATCAGAG GTAAAAGATTTCTGGCCTAGATACTGGGGTGGTGTGGTAGTTCATGATCGTGGGAGGGACTTCTATAAAGCTCTTGGTGGTGGAAAACTACTCAAGGAGAATTTTATATCAGGGTTTTTGCTGAATCCAAGAGCACTTTCGAATTATAAGCGATCGAAAAGTATGAACATTGAGTATAATTTTAAAGGTGAAGGTGAAATAAAGGGTGGACTGTTTATTATAGGGAGTGGAAAGAGTGGCATTGCTTATCAGTTTATAGAGAGAAACTTTGGTGATTGGGCACCATTAGCTGAAGTCATTGAAATCTGTACTCAAATGCAGAAGGTAACAAGAGGGTGA